The sequence below is a genomic window from Nitrospirota bacterium.
CGGGCTCGAAGACAAAGGGAGGTGATTTGGGGTTTTTTCCGAGAGGAAGGATGATAAAGCCTTTCGAGGAGATTGCCTTCTCTATGAAGCCCGGAGAAACAAGTAATGTGGTAGAGACACAATTCGGATACCATATCATTAGGGTTGAGGAGAAGAAGGAAGCGTCAGTTGAACCCTTTGATGCGGCAAAAGAACGGATCAATCAGAAGCTTTCACAGGATCAGATAAAAACAAAAGTTGCTGAATTTATTGAAAATACCATGAAAGATGCGGCGGTGGAGATGCATCCGGAAATTCTCACCGGAGAGGGAATAAGCAAGTAATTGTATAGTATTTTTGCTGCTTCTCAAGGAAGAAATAGCCCTGTTACACGGCACTCAGGGCTATTTCTTTGCTGCCTCACGTATTAAAGCCTGTCCGATGACATTCCTCTGTATCTGATTAGTCCCTTCATATATCTGCAGGATTTTGGCGTCTCTCATCATCTTCTCCACAGGGTACTCTCGCATGTATCCGGAGCCGCCCATAACCTGTACAGCATTCGTAGTAACCTTCATTGCCATATCCGTTGCAAATACCTTTGACATTGCGGAGACCTTCGAGATTTCTTTTGCCCCGTTATCGATATATCGCGCAACCGCATATACCAGCGCCCGTGCTGCCTCAATCTCTGTGGCCATGTCTGCAAGCATATGCTGAACTGCCTGAAAGCTGATTATGGGATGTCCGAACTGTATCCGCTGCCGTGCAAACTTCACCGCCTCTTCAAAAGCACCCTGCGCTATGCCGACCCCCTGCGCCCCAACACCGGCTCTTGCATGGTCGAGTGTTCTCATGGCAATGACAAACCCGAGTCCTTCCTTCCCGATAAGGTTTTCTTTCGGAATCCTGCAATTGTCGAATATCAGTTCTCTGGTCGAAGAGGCGCGTATCCCCATTTTTTTCTCTTTCTTCCCGAAAGTAAATCCCGGGGTATCTTTCTCAACAATAAACGCAGATGCTCCCCTGGCACCCTTGGCTTTGTCAGTTATGGCAATGAGCGTATAGATTTCAGCCTCTCCACCGTTGGTAATCCACTGTTTCGTCCCATTCAGTACGTATTCATTTCCATCGGGCTTTGCGGTTGTCTGTATTCCTGCCGCATCGCTGCCAGCATTGGCCTCTGTCAGACCGAAGGCAACCAGCCTTTTCCCTGAAGCGATATCAGAAAGATATTTATTCTTCTGTTCATCGGATCCGAAAAACAGCACCGGATATGTGCCAAGTGCGTTAGCCGCATATGTTGTTGCAACTCCAAGACATGCCCTTGACAGTTCTTCAACCGCAAGACACAAATCAAGACTCCCCTTCCCCAATCCCCCGTATTCCTCGGGGATAAAAAGCCCGAAAAGATCTGACTGGGCAAGCACCTTCATAATATCCCAGGGGAATTCCTCCTTCTCGTCAAGTTCCTCTCTGACAGGAACCACTTTTTCCTCCGCTATCTGTCGTGCAAGACCCCTTATTATTATCTGGTCTTCGGTCAAGAAGTAATCCATAAACATATCCTCCATTATCAGTATAAATTGAATTTCGTCTTATCGATTTCTCATCGTCATTGCATGAGAAAATAATTCTACCAAAAATGACGTAGTTTTTGCTGGAATCTCCCGGAATGAAAATACTTTGCCCGCTTCAAAGTACCATTTCTGACGGGTGTCCGCAATGATGACACAACAGGCAAGACGTATGTTATCTGATTACTGTCTCCTGTAACTGAATTTTGGGGGCTGTATCTCTATGTATGCGATTTCATGAGGAGAGAGAGGGCAGTTTCCAGGTATTCTTTTTCTTCTCCCTGGATGCCAAGCTCATCAAGGCTCAGGGAGAAATATTCCTTCGGCTCCTCTCTCCCTTTATTTTGAGACAGAGAATCAATGACATTTTGCATTGAATCCGGAATGCTCGTGAGTTTGATACCCACCCTGTAGGTTGTAGTATTGCCCTTTTTATCTCCCGGGCCGGCAATCAGCGTCGACCACACAATGTTTCCTTTGACAGGAAGTACCCTTCCCCCATGGTGCAGGTGAAACGTATATTCTCTGTTGATATCCAGTCTCCTGTCGGTTTCAAGAGATATGCCGCTCAGACTCATATCGAGTATTTTGATACAGTCAGCGATAGCCATTCTGCACACAACATCCTGATTGCGTATTCTGATTCTTTCGTGCATCCTGTGTTCTTTTGACAGCGTGATTTCCCGATCGCTTGTGAATTCAAGACCATTCTTGTAACAGATTTCGTCGTATTTATGACTCCATCGCACTACCGCAGGTATGTCTGTACCGATTGGGGTATTTTTTATGATGACACTTTGTCCGACTCTGAGTTGAGAAGCGGTTAAAAGACATAGTCCGAATTCATTTGCGTCCATAACAATACCATTGCAGGGTCTTTGTGAGCCAGGGGAAACAATGACATATTCTGTATTCTGGAATGCCAGTTTCCGGTTCTTTCTTCTTTTTCCGTCTTCCATAGAATTTTACTCCCCTGATTCCTATTGTATTCCCAATAGGAACAAAAAAAAATCCTACCGGGGTAGGAAAAAATTGAATCTGGGAAAAATCTGGATGCCGGATATTCAGAGATTCAGTCTCCCGTCGATTATCTTTAACCCTGTCATGGCTGTTGAGGTGACAGGATCATTGTAGACCCACATGACCTCTGCCTTTATCGAAGAACTTTGCACGCTCAGGTTCATGATATCGCCAACAGGAAGAGCGAGTTGACCGAAAATCCTTATACTGAACCCGCCGTCAGAAATATCAACCGTGTTTGCTTCAAGGAACTGTCCATTGTGGGAGAAAAGAAATGGTATCTCTTTCCTTATACGGTAGCCTTTTCTTTTCTCGGAACCGTGCTTCCCGCTGAAAATAATCCCGCAGAAGGGACATGGCTTGAAAGCCTCCACAGACGCAGTATATGCATCCTTTCTGCAACCCGGACATGTCAGCCGCAATATCAAATCATTTACCTCAAACCATGAATCTTTTGAATCTGTATTACCCCGCCAGCGGAATCCGCACGGGCAAAATCCCCGGAATATTTTATTTTCCTCAATTCCAGTAACTTGTACAAGAAATACTACAAAAGAAAGAATATTTCAATTACCCAAAAGAGTGAATTACTGTGATAAAAGTTTGAATAGTTATTAATACTTTTGTTTTAAAACCTCAGATATGACCAGGCCATATCTTGTGTGTGTAAAGGGCTAACTGAAGTCTGTCGGATACCCCGACTTTCTTGAATATTCTGTTACAGTGGGACTTTACCGTCTGTTCGCTGATATCCAGTTTCTGGGCTATCTCTTTGTTTCTGTATCCGTGGCATATAAGGGAGACTATTTCTTTCTCTTTTTTTGTAAGATCAATCTTCTTGTCGACAGTGTTCATATTGCAGAGGACATTTTTTATTAATTTGCGGTCGAGCCAGAGCTCACCGGAATAGACGACCTTCACGGCCTTTTTCAATACTGCTGCATCAGTATCAGGAGCAAGAATACCGTACACTCCCCTCAGAAGAAGTTCCGGGATATTCTTCTCTGCATCCGAAATCCATGATCTGTCGCATATGAGAAGTATTTTTGACTGGTTGCTGCTGTCGAAATCCTCCGGAAAGGAACGGAATATCTTGAAGTCGGCAAGGATAATATCGGGGTCCAGTTTCAGGATCTCGGAAATATCTATCCCTTCATCAAAAATACAGATTACGTCTATTTCTTTTTCTTCCCTGAAGAGTCTCTTGATTCCTTCTCCAAGGAGATAACTGTGACACCCTATGGCGATTCTGATATTCATTGGAATTTTATTATATTATAGCACTTTACATAACCTTTATTCATCTTCTACTTTCATTTTATTCCTCAAAATATGTCGCCGAGGCGTGTTCTGATTCCCAAACCGTGACCGCGGAAAGGCTGATATTATCATTATTCAGCTTCTTTTTAAGAGAATCATAAATCCATTTTGCGATGTTTTCAGAAGACGGGTTCTTCTCGGTGAAAGGGAATATTTCATTAAGATACCCGTGATCAAGCGGTGTCAACACCTCCTCAGTAAGTCTTTTAATCTCGTGGAAATCAATCGCGATGTCTATCTCATTCAGCTTTTCAGCAAGCACATACACCTGTATCTTCCAGTTGTGTCCGTGTAATTTTTCACATCGTCCTTTATACCCCCTGAGCTGGTGCGCTGAGGAAAAATGTTTTTCTATCATTAATTCGTACATTTGCGGTTAAATTATGCTTTTTTCTTGAATATCGATATATAGGGAAGATTTCTGAACTTGTTATCATAATCAAGACCATACCCGACCACAAACCTGTTCGGGATCTCAAATCCGACATAATCGAGAGGGATCTCAACTATTCTTCTCTCTTTTTTATCGAGAAATGTGCATATTCTGAGGCTTTTGGGAGATCTTGAGAGAATCCTTTCCCTTATATGATTGAGTGTCACCCCGGTATCAACAATATCCTCAATTAGGAGCACATCCCTGCCTGACATATCCTCCCGGACATCATAATAAACCTTCACCACTCCAGACGTATCAGTCTTTATGTAGCTTGACGCAATAATAAAGTCAATCGTCATGGGGACCTCTATAGATCTGACCAGATCTGTAAAAAACATGAACGCTCCCTTGAATATACCGACCGCAAGGATGTCCTTCCCCTTATAATCGCTGGATATCATGCTCCCGAGTTCACTGACCCGCGTCTGAATCTGACGTGTCGTAAGCAGAGGTTTTCCCACTATCATATCGTTTCTCCTCATCAGCGGAAAGTACAATCCTGCAAAAATACCTGACTACTATTAAATATAACTTTCTTTAAAATCGCAAGTTTTATTATATCAGACGCCATTGTTATGCTTAAGTTGCCTGCATTCGCTGATGGTATAATAGATCTGGTAACGGAATATGCCGATTAAGGTCTTTACCTTCCCTTTTCGCTACAGAGGATCAACCGCTGATATCCTCAGAACAGCTGCAGAAGATATCACGGGGTCTGATTACTCTTCAATCCTTTATCTTTCCCCTTCTCCTCAAAAACTTCTTGACAGCCAGCAACTGTTCTCAAAAATTGCAGGGGGATGTTATATCCCGCCTGAAATGCATACGCTCAAGCAACTCTCTAAAAAACTGTATTCAGTGCATGGAAACAAAAAAATCATCGCTCAGGCAGTCATTCCTGTGATTGTATCTCGACTCTCCGGCATGGGGCTCGGGTTTTCTGCCATCATCTCTCAATTCATATCTGAGATAAAACAGCACCATTCAGGAAAGGATCTTGCGTCAATCCGCAGTGAAATGAACGGTATTTTTCATGAGCTCGGCATCCCTGATGAAATTGCTGCGCGGGCAGAATATGCGCTTGATCTTCTGAATGCCTATCAGCAACTCCTTCGCTCATGTTCTGCAATCGATGAGAACGATGTGATGTCTGCCTGCCCGGAACTTATCAGCATGCACAATTTCAGCCATACTCACTTGCTTATTGACGGTTTTTACGATCTCACCTCAACGGAGGAAGAGATATTGAAACATCTGATTGGAAACTCTGAGAATGTTCTCATTTCAATACCCTATGATAATAATTTTACTTTTATAACAAAAAGATATATTTCTTTTCTGAATAATAACTTTAAATATGAAAAGATTCAGAAAAATCCTCTGCATGATGCTCCCGAACCTGTGTATCATTCATATCCCGGAATTGATGAAGAAGTGGAAGGCATTGCGCGAAACATAAAAAATAATTTTGTATCCGGCAGAATGCGCAACCTCGAAAAAATTATTGTTACCTGTCCTGTTATGGAAAAATATACACACAGAATTTCACGGATTTTCAGGAAATACGGCATTCCGCATTCTTTGTCTCACCTGAAAACACTCGGAGAAACGAGACCGTTTCTTGATCTCGTCGCCATGCTTGAATCAGTTGCAGACAATTACCCAAGGCTTACTTTCTCGCAGTTCCTTGTGTCCCCTTTTTTCAGGAAACTTTCTCCCCTGTTTCAATCCCATATCCCGCGCTTATGCATTGTAACCGGCATTTCCAGAGGAAAAGAGTCCTGGCTCAAAATATCATCTTTCTTACAAAACGGACATGATCTGTTATCAACAAAAGGTATCCCGCCCGGTCTCGAAAAGGAACTGGGTCGCATTTTCAGCAAACTTGCACCCCTTGAAAACCTGAAAGAATCCGGCAACTGTTCGCTGTTCAGTGAGTGCATACTCTCTCTTCTGGATGAGTTTGATTTTTCGTCAGATGACGATGCAGATCTCAAGGAAAAGACCTTTCGTCTTCTCAGGGAACTCTCTTTCATTGACATTATGATGTCGCACGCAGCTGATATCACCCCTCTTACTTTGCGCCAGTACATAGATGCCCTGAAACATGTCCTGAACACAACCGAAACAGAAATCGAAAGACCGGGAGTAAGAATTATGGCTTTCCGCGAGATACAGGGAATCGAACCTGAGTTTCTCTATATCGGCGGGCTCAGGGACGGAGAACTTCCTTCAAAACCTGATATTGACCATATCCTTCCCGACAGTGTCAGGACACGTTTCGGCCTTTCAAATCTTGAAAGATATCTGCTACTTCAGAAATTCATATATTTCAGGGCAACGGCATCGGCAACAAATCTTCATCTTTCCTATCCATCCATGGAGGAAGATCAGATGGCCCTGCCCTCTCCTTATCTCCCATGGAACAGAGAAATACCCAGCAGGTGTTACGGCATATTTTCAATGGAAGAAGAACTGATAAGAAAAGGACTGACACCATTCACATTTTATCTTACGGATATTTCCAGCAAGAAATCACCATTACTCAAGAAAATCTTCGGTACAGATTCGCATATAAGGGTAACGGATATCGATTCGTTCAGAAGCTGTCCGAGAAAGTTCTTTATAGAAAAAATACTCAATCTTCAGCCGACCGAAATCAGAAAATTCGAGATTGAGGCATCTTTGCTCGGCTCAATCATGCATGAAATAATGCAGGAGGTTATCGCGCATCCTTTCAAGGATCTCCACGAGCTTACATTCGTGTCAGAAGAAACAACACACAGCCTTCTCTCTCAAAAACCGATTGATGAATACTGGAAAAGAGTGATCGGTAAAACCTTCATTGCCCTTTTGCCGGAACTGTACAAGATTGAGAAGAAAATCCGGGAAGAGGGATATGCTTTTCAGACAGCTGAATTCAAGGTTGCCGGGGAAGTCATAAGGGGGGTTAAGCTTAAAGGGAAAATTGACCGTATCGACATAAAAAGACCAGATACCGCTCATCCCTTGCACGACCCCACACACAATACTTTTCTCTCTGATGGACCGAACAGCACGGTAATCGAAATTATCGACTATAAAACAGGTTCAGTGCAATTCAGCGGTCCTCAGGTATTGTCAAAGGGCGCCTCTCTTCAATTATTCCTTTATGCCTCCCTCATGAAGGCGACGGGAAAAGAGGTTGTCCGCGCGGGTATCTACTCTCTTAAGGACATGTCAATAACCTGGATACCCGGGAGAAATGACAAGCGAGATGGCCGTTCAATCGATGACTATCTGGAAACAAGTCTCCGCTTTCTCAGTGAGACTGTTGAACAATTGCGTAACGGATATTTTCCTGCGGATCCGCTGAATGAGCAGATATGCAGAAACTGTCCGGAAAGGCCTTATTGTCCTTTTATTCAGAAATCGGCCTGAGCATATGCGATCGGGTAATGGGTACAAACATGGAAAAGTATCTTGATATAACAAAAAGCGTTATCATCTCATCCCCCGCAGGTTCCGGAAAGACCGAGAAACTCGCAAGGAGATATGTGAGTCTGCTTGAAGGCGGCTCTGAAATCGAAAAAATTCTCGCAATCACGTTTACCGAAAAGGCAGCCGCAGAAATGAAGGAGAGGATACTCCGCATACTCGAACAGGAAAACCTCTCAATATTTACCAATGTGCGTGAAAAGATGCCGTTGATGCGCATATCAACAATTCATGCCTTCTGCCTGAAACTGCTTAAGCGATTTTCGATCGAACTCGGCCTCGATCCCTCTCTTAACGTTACTGATGAATTCAACGCATCGCTCCTTTGGTCAGATTCCGTTTATGAGAGTCTGCTTGTCGAAAAAGAACATCCTGACCTTTTCTTTGAGATGATGGTAAGCAGGGGAATAAAGGGCTGGGATGTCCTTTTGCGTACCCTCAACGAACTGCACAGCAGAAGGCCAATTCCGGAAGTCATGCTGACGGAAGATCACCGTTTCAGCCAGGAGGAAATTAACCTGCTCACGCTCTACCGACGATGTCTCAACCGCTATACCATTAAGAAAAGAGAGAAGCATCTCATTGATTTCAATGACATCGAGATTCTTACGTATGAAGCCCTCCTGCAAAACCCCCAATGGCAGAACATCCTGTATTCATTTGACGAACATACAGACCATATCCTTGTTGATGAGTTTCAGGATACGAGTTCTCTGCAATGGAAGATCATCGACAAACTGACTGAAGAATGGCGCTCAGGTCTCGGCGCAAAGAGAGCCGCCGGCAAAATTCCCACCATCTTTCTCGTCGGCGATGAAAAACAGTCTATCTATCTTTTCCGCGGGTCAAACGTCAGCGTATTTCACAAAGCAAAAAAGAGATTCTCTGAATGGCTCGGTGAGCAGTACCATTTTGAAGAAATACGGGAAAACTACCGAAGCCTGCCCGGGATTATCGATTTTACCAATTCCCTTTTTTCAAGAATAATGCCTCCTTCGCTCCATGAGACATGGCGCACCCGTTATACACCATTTGAGGCCACAAGGACAGGGGACGGCCGCGTTGAACTCATGCTCCTTAAAGGCGGGGAAAGCACAAAGAAAAACCGGGAGAAGGAGGCTTCTGTTCTTGCAAAGCAGATCAGTTATCTGAATGATTTCCACGAGATATGGGACAATGAATTTCACAGGCCATGCACATATGGAGATATGGCTATCCTCCTTAGAAAGAGGACTCATCTGTCTGTCTTTGAAGATGCCCTCAGGCGTCACGATATACCGTTCGTGGTGGTAAAAGGCATCGGGTTTTATGACGAACCGGAAGTCGCGCTGTTAAGGGAATTCATCTCTCTTCTGATTGATCCCCTTGATGATCACAGTCTTTTCTGCATTCTGAGGTCTCCCCTCTTTGGCATCGAGTACAACACTCTGCTGCCGCTCATCTCCCGTGGAGACATCCCCTTGTTTGAGAAGATCCATTCCTCACGCAACAAGAAGCTGATGAATGCATTTGTCCGCATTTCCGCATGGATTGAGAGGTCATACAGGACACCTCTTGCGGTGATGATCGAGGAAGTTCTGTCAGAAACAACTGCATGGCAGTATTTCTGGGAAAAGCAGCGTCATGGGAATATCAGGAAGTTCATTGCAATCATCGAACAATATGAGTCCCGTGGTTTTTCCTGCCTCGAGATCAGGGAAAAACTTATCTCGTCAAAGACCGGAGAAGAAGCAAAAGCGAACATCAATACCGAAGGTATGAATGCAGTAAAAATCATGACAATACATGCGGCTAAAGGTCTGCAGTTCCCGATCGTCTTTCTTCCTTCCCTGGATGAGGTCAATTCACCGAAAAGCGGACCTATTGTACTCATGGAAGATGAGGGAAGCATAGCTTTTGCACATGAGGAAGATCCGTCTAAGAGAAGAAAGAATATTCACTTTCAGCGGCAGAAAGAAAAGGAACTTGAAGAGGAAAAGAGGCTTTTTTACGTTGCGGTTACAAGGGCGAAGGACTATCTCTGCATGCTCGGAGTTCCCAAAAAAGACCAGCCCCACACAGGAAGGCTTGGATATATGACGGGAAATCTCGAACACCTCTCATCACTCAGCGTAATTCATGAACAGGAGATCGAGCGGATATGGTCGTCCCGCGGGATAACCTCCCGTCCGCCATCATTTTCTCAGGACGAGCTTTTTTCCGGTCCTTCATATACGGAACGGATTCCTTATGAACCTGCCGTAAAATGGCGTGATGTGACCGAATCGATGGATATCAGGATTACGCATGGAGAAGACTGGGTGCTGCTCGGAAGGGTTTTTCACAGCCTTTTTGAAAGTCTTTCGAAGGGAACCCTGAAACCGGAAGAAGTCACTGACAAAGCACGTATTCTGCTCAGAAATGAGCTATTCTCCGGCCAAGATGCGGAAGGCCTGATCAGTATCATAAAAGAAGATTTTCAAAAGCTCCGTGTGTCAGGGCATCTGGAAAATATCATCCTTCCCAAGGAGCGTTCTTTTGCGGAACTCCCCTTCATCCTGCACAAGGGAGACATAGCATACAGGGGCAGAATCGACAGGATTATCA
It includes:
- a CDS encoding acyl-CoA dehydrogenase family protein, which gives rise to MDYFLTEDQIIIRGLARQIAEEKVVPVREELDEKEEFPWDIMKVLAQSDLFGLFIPEEYGGLGKGSLDLCLAVEELSRACLGVATTYAANALGTYPVLFFGSDEQKNKYLSDIASGKRLVAFGLTEANAGSDAAGIQTTAKPDGNEYVLNGTKQWITNGGEAEIYTLIAITDKAKGARGASAFIVEKDTPGFTFGKKEKKMGIRASSTRELIFDNCRIPKENLIGKEGLGFVIAMRTLDHARAGVGAQGVGIAQGAFEEAVKFARQRIQFGHPIISFQAVQHMLADMATEIEAARALVYAVARYIDNGAKEISKVSAMSKVFATDMAMKVTTNAVQVMGGSGYMREYPVEKMMRDAKILQIYEGTNQIQRNVIGQALIREAAKK
- a CDS encoding PilZ domain-containing protein, producing MEDGKRRKNRKLAFQNTEYVIVSPGSQRPCNGIVMDANEFGLCLLTASQLRVGQSVIIKNTPIGTDIPAVVRWSHKYDEICYKNGLEFTSDREITLSKEHRMHERIRIRNQDVVCRMAIADCIKILDMSLSGISLETDRRLDINREYTFHLHHGGRVLPVKGNIVWSTLIAGPGDKKGNTTTYRVGIKLTSIPDSMQNVIDSLSQNKGREEPKEYFSLSLDELGIQGEEKEYLETALSLLMKSHT
- a CDS encoding PilZ domain-containing protein, yielding MEAFKPCPFCGIIFSGKHGSEKRKGYRIRKEIPFLFSHNGQFLEANTVDISDGGFSIRIFGQLALPVGDIMNLSVQSSSIKAEVMWVYNDPVTSTAMTGLKIIDGRLNL
- a CDS encoding response regulator transcription factor, producing MNIRIAIGCHSYLLGEGIKRLFREEKEIDVICIFDEGIDISEILKLDPDIILADFKIFRSFPEDFDSSNQSKILLICDRSWISDAEKNIPELLLRGVYGILAPDTDAAVLKKAVKVVYSGELWLDRKLIKNVLCNMNTVDKKIDLTKKEKEIVSLICHGYRNKEIAQKLDISEQTVKSHCNRIFKKVGVSDRLQLALYTHKIWPGHI
- the queD gene encoding 6-carboxytetrahydropterin synthase QueD; translation: MIEKHFSSAHQLRGYKGRCEKLHGHNWKIQVYVLAEKLNEIDIAIDFHEIKRLTEEVLTPLDHGYLNEIFPFTEKNPSSENIAKWIYDSLKKKLNNDNISLSAVTVWESEHASATYFEE
- the hpt gene encoding hypoxanthine phosphoribosyltransferase; this encodes MIVGKPLLTTRQIQTRVSELGSMISSDYKGKDILAVGIFKGAFMFFTDLVRSIEVPMTIDFIIASSYIKTDTSGVVKVYYDVREDMSGRDVLLIEDIVDTGVTLNHIRERILSRSPKSLRICTFLDKKERRIVEIPLDYVGFEIPNRFVVGYGLDYDNKFRNLPYISIFKKKA
- a CDS encoding PD-(D/E)XK nuclease family protein yields the protein MPIKVFTFPFRYRGSTADILRTAAEDITGSDYSSILYLSPSPQKLLDSQQLFSKIAGGCYIPPEMHTLKQLSKKLYSVHGNKKIIAQAVIPVIVSRLSGMGLGFSAIISQFISEIKQHHSGKDLASIRSEMNGIFHELGIPDEIAARAEYALDLLNAYQQLLRSCSAIDENDVMSACPELISMHNFSHTHLLIDGFYDLTSTEEEILKHLIGNSENVLISIPYDNNFTFITKRYISFLNNNFKYEKIQKNPLHDAPEPVYHSYPGIDEEVEGIARNIKNNFVSGRMRNLEKIIVTCPVMEKYTHRISRIFRKYGIPHSLSHLKTLGETRPFLDLVAMLESVADNYPRLTFSQFLVSPFFRKLSPLFQSHIPRLCIVTGISRGKESWLKISSFLQNGHDLLSTKGIPPGLEKELGRIFSKLAPLENLKESGNCSLFSECILSLLDEFDFSSDDDADLKEKTFRLLRELSFIDIMMSHAADITPLTLRQYIDALKHVLNTTETEIERPGVRIMAFREIQGIEPEFLYIGGLRDGELPSKPDIDHILPDSVRTRFGLSNLERYLLLQKFIYFRATASATNLHLSYPSMEEDQMALPSPYLPWNREIPSRCYGIFSMEEELIRKGLTPFTFYLTDISSKKSPLLKKIFGTDSHIRVTDIDSFRSCPRKFFIEKILNLQPTEIRKFEIEASLLGSIMHEIMQEVIAHPFKDLHELTFVSEETTHSLLSQKPIDEYWKRVIGKTFIALLPELYKIEKKIREEGYAFQTAEFKVAGEVIRGVKLKGKIDRIDIKRPDTAHPLHDPTHNTFLSDGPNSTVIEIIDYKTGSVQFSGPQVLSKGASLQLFLYASLMKATGKEVVRAGIYSLKDMSITWIPGRNDKRDGRSIDDYLETSLRFLSETVEQLRNGYFPADPLNEQICRNCPERPYCPFIQKSA
- a CDS encoding UvrD-helicase domain-containing protein encodes the protein MQKLSGKALLSFYSEIGLSICDRVMGTNMEKYLDITKSVIISSPAGSGKTEKLARRYVSLLEGGSEIEKILAITFTEKAAAEMKERILRILEQENLSIFTNVREKMPLMRISTIHAFCLKLLKRFSIELGLDPSLNVTDEFNASLLWSDSVYESLLVEKEHPDLFFEMMVSRGIKGWDVLLRTLNELHSRRPIPEVMLTEDHRFSQEEINLLTLYRRCLNRYTIKKREKHLIDFNDIEILTYEALLQNPQWQNILYSFDEHTDHILVDEFQDTSSLQWKIIDKLTEEWRSGLGAKRAAGKIPTIFLVGDEKQSIYLFRGSNVSVFHKAKKRFSEWLGEQYHFEEIRENYRSLPGIIDFTNSLFSRIMPPSLHETWRTRYTPFEATRTGDGRVELMLLKGGESTKKNREKEASVLAKQISYLNDFHEIWDNEFHRPCTYGDMAILLRKRTHLSVFEDALRRHDIPFVVVKGIGFYDEPEVALLREFISLLIDPLDDHSLFCILRSPLFGIEYNTLLPLISRGDIPLFEKIHSSRNKKLMNAFVRISAWIERSYRTPLAVMIEEVLSETTAWQYFWEKQRHGNIRKFIAIIEQYESRGFSCLEIREKLISSKTGEEAKANINTEGMNAVKIMTIHAAKGLQFPIVFLPSLDEVNSPKSGPIVLMEDEGSIAFAHEEDPSKRRKNIHFQRQKEKELEEEKRLFYVAVTRAKDYLCMLGVPKKDQPHTGRLGYMTGNLEHLSSLSVIHEQEIERIWSSRGITSRPPSFSQDELFSGPSYTERIPYEPAVKWRDVTESMDIRITHGEDWVLLGRVFHSLFESLSKGTLKPEEVTDKARILLRNELFSGQDAEGLISIIKEDFQKLRVSGHLENIILPKERSFAELPFILHKGDIAYRGRIDRIIIKENTALIYDYKTFPARNRELPELLEKYRFQMEIYREAAEKIFSLASKGFILFTHLPSLTVL